From Epinephelus lanceolatus isolate andai-2023 chromosome 12, ASM4190304v1, whole genome shotgun sequence, the proteins below share one genomic window:
- the neurod6b gene encoding neurogenic differentiation factor 6-B has protein sequence MLTLPFEEPHMMCEPRFGANYPRESLPESLEQERQHEPERSNSDMREAEEDISDREEDEREDDQDDNGLPKKRGPRKKRAGKEHDRAKLRRQEANARERSRMHGLNAALESLRKVVPCYSKTQKLSKIETLRLAKNYIWALSETLSAGKRPDLLAFVQTLCKGLSQPTTNLVAGCLQLNARNFLTDHNGEVMFSGRSPYDAMYSYPGSDMNTPPGHSGSSLDSSAKPFRHYSYSGAYEPYYENPSPDSGSPHFDGQLSPPMNFNGIFSLKHDDPPDYGKGSHYGMRYCSAPGRTALAHNSMYRVSPEGRFPYDLHVRSQSFQAQGEVNGSFHN, from the coding sequence ATGTTGACACTGCCATTCGAGGAACCTCATATGATGTGTGAGCCGCGGTTTGGTGCCAATTATCCCCGTGAAAGCTTACCTGAGAGCCTGGAGCAGGAGCGGCAACACGAGCCGGAGAGGTCCAACTCAGACATGAGGGAGGCCGAGGAGGACATCTCCGACAGAGAGGAGGACGAAAGGGAGGACGATCAGGATGACAATGGGCTCCCTAAAAAGCGGGGCCCGCGAAAAAAGAGGGCCGGCAAGGAGCACGACAGGGCCAAATTACGGCGCCAGGAAGCCAACGCCCGAGAGCGCAGCCGAATGCACGGCTTGAACGCCGCGCTGGAGAGCCTGCGCAAAGTTGTGCCGTGCTACTCCAAAACTCAGAAACTGTCCAAGATTGAGACCCTTAGACTGGCTAAAAATTACATCTGGGCCCTGTCAGAGACGCTGAGCGCAGGGAAGAGACCAGACCTCCTCGCCTTCGTACAGACTTTGTGCAAAGGATTATCTCAGCCCACAACCAACTTGGTGGCCGGTTGTTTGCAGCTGAACGCGAGAAATTTCCTCACAGACCACAACGGGGAGGTCATGTTCTCTGGCAGATCGCCATACGATGCCATGTACTCGTACCCCGGCTCAGACATGAACACGCCCCCCGGCCACAGCGGGAGCAGCTTGGACAGCAGCGCCAAGCCGTTCAGACACTACAGCTACAGCGGCGCGTACGAGCCCTACTACGAGAACCCGTCCCCAGACAGCGGGAGCCCGCATTTCGACGGCCAGCTGAGCCCACCGATGAACTTTAACGGGATTTTCTCCCTAAAACACGACGATCCGCCAGACTACGGCAAAGGCAGCCACTATGGTATGCGCTACTGCAgtgcgccagggcgcacggcTCTTGCGCACAACTCCATGTACCGAGTCTCCCCAGAGGGCCGTTTCCCCTACGATCTGCACGTCCGCAGCCAGTCCTTCCAAGCACAAGGGGAAGTTAATGGCTCTTTCCACAATTAA